Proteins encoded together in one Temnothorax longispinosus isolate EJ_2023e chromosome 5, Tlon_JGU_v1, whole genome shotgun sequence window:
- the Unc80 gene encoding protein unc-80 homolog isoform X2 — protein MDKRRSMDGGTQEYPLPIPVQMFLWRHIRPFIRAKLGKLHEASCTFCQHAPGHHEMKEACTCLERVLVQDLHNDLTPSLSEILRSVPRWRLIQAALPYVLHATASLLHNRKDFQTLGTMETTLLYILHWILLDSAEECAENEPDQSNPFFYLFPIPTMTLFVYLFAPLCNHLKDIDFKTNLRLENGLKVWSAMYECRHPEATCFTAHCRAKPRIYWSQSFKSAKHHMLSDDVFVGGNVESPPSQSTSDQSAPLPSKVIEEDQGTWLSSPKDTVFPETIPEESSGAEDEHVVIFRLPSLSESERMLDGVKEVSTIFAGEASIFHVAMGRTTSSSRSTIEQFTIEQVTAISGLDTCKQYHEKATKTGGTDKEKEEKISKTEKETQETSKTRGSFSVQRQSAEATTTEHTASSTIIDSDVRAATFLDVATLRCLFVPQWQEEGVHWALQFFYYRLRRINEETSVQQMPRRRSNSLPIPKIEVSIYQSPESKKKDVSKDLIEVPDPRDTSLVATHESESRHTRRASEKTKKRMKMADLKVFVETKLLSKSEKALEKIGQDEPKMLFEQERHTSLDTGEDHLTSRRTSASSKIFEAKDIDYMKHPTNLIKGKSMPSLSCLINELTAGGYLGDTRIERKQSRFYSQSYTAPNPIITVTEHTPTPSPDYMKRQGSIDSQLDVISVQGPGRLCSERKPSLTRSQTDSNITYMSDEVPEAPGSACYITKEGDVDLQVVLKAIHFVALRDNTTCTPRVCEIMLNLMELLMDMGVMKHCLREEAVGSNAGSGTGIDNKSETGKKQDSPTELHQEHRYDSSGKDKPTAHNLLMNCVIRVLRHLGCPHGCLDGVRGPQADICRSQGQTILTKLHRASSRQFSRFLRTMMREQPLTEILDFFHAYVGYCVDPSSLLSPLNQKRMSGKSPDVATQSGYATNFGAGTIGAGTGGSGVGTSSGSGGNVIGTASGVATSYNAGGYGTRGIEGQIMTCVFKVLVTRLIGSTKQLKAQENISLYCDVRQLMTYVKEAHGGIFRRVALSGILDSADRPNKRCNSNMQTTRVIRHMHQSDLEEHADIGGDTCFTVDDRGTRKFLFKKRSTSSTCAAGSNLQSLLETELSEDNVKISQSPLGNLRKKHHVLTPRQSERNLGIGEPSLGPRKSTRFQIGGIVNWFRKEYSRTDSTDSHESSESPTDGSFVRQPSFHYGHHRSASRTGRGVGITLQKAKRRMEDQLNKIGFGKSKKKESMEETPGNYFSRKNSMELGEACRESEFVVLKERRLVPRTAVFEGMLRFSFLLETCQPGSVPDPHLMASLLDLPYAPVVSRACLILECAHLVHQCNKGHWPAWMKHNFPMFRPSVPINSRNASTALRRVHILQRTAGKLFYQWAEAIGARLEEFLTEDKQNMEQVTSIVSDESKQRELILEDEEEDFLDDASINNYGSQCPFALRLVACVLLLEVTAFLRETYQTLPKSSKLLTKERHPPWERMYSREANRRWSVALSSMGHSQASAQSLQSIAGDREVVAERKISFVLYEPDNESEGSSKSNVTIQGEEAQNIEKEKAKRMQAVHPQSRPFLLRRSTASAATGSFKKRSLKLRRNTKEGKDTECEAYTVKRADSIQSKRKVSSLSDRSDTSEPGAGGEVSGDESPGILSDDQPPESPSDSNETDETNKNFPWMKVLVQFANSFNFYCSHQNFCHPFCHRRQMRASSRLIKSVKKIYGEEFGILNGTGLLDIDTDKKDDKKDKRSRKVSDQTSTQVSPIRRKDSVGRKYKIEKNLDGSQSGRSTQRDSSKDLVDQDSERGKESLRRVTTKYTVEEEKDKEPPPVLKYIRTQVKDAFHAPLATLIKGAVVMTEDLFVEVLPVAWELLLESNQEVAASAAALFIVSAVRAPNQASDLMHKGLQHNNTSVRINAILRFQVLWKLRYQVWPRMEEAAHLTFKVPPPGIEFTLPSPKIGIESLPVVDPPWMPQVKTKVEEVTINQEHHRSLVTATKTRKKQQTELITKALQAQDDKKREERENFLITTIPITVQAAYEPSPVGDDHDEGNVGDEDAADTVPRNTQTHHAQSALSLFPSSLCSAIVQIINLLDDPAVSDDGNAVYEVAYQVIWSCLVEDSALFLRYVLERLTREKQELMFKILRHLIRFVPKLPQQAAFALYNYIIGYVMFYVRTPHEEGQKLIGTALSILWMVVHSVHGIMFKDLKQILRKEQCDASILLTANVPSAKKIIVHGPQDPDAGEIPSQFPVAEDTQFCQILRESLDFFGVEETKHHEYFLVDYKTHQIHNPSSYVRDYYFFKRSQFPQIELVHMKPEDAFNALQRQELVHKFVEIGKVLLTWAILKNVDMVVQRVVFLHEELMKLPSFPRKALEADLDLYKGGEIGRELLGLDVMHKFMWVRLIARMFEAMAGNFAYSGDIHLFLNVLNGAVIIHSEDSCILRYVIATYINAAHNFKNIFSTNGYLLIMPTLLQLYSTHQTNKLVTTTVEYAVKQFYLMNRKPFILQMFGSVSTILDTDMISVHGEAHKVPATCLFNLLLSLETPSPDPLNIGELVKEEKPLKAIDFCYHDENEMVDVLDCISLCVMVIAYAPDSIRGQQMLTILEAILPCYVQQIQLPTYNKEGKTEKEIINQLAIAVRTLVNNSEALTKYYNGPQKSSPEHKGSSQRNYGKGPYSPGFDFEDDTHTKYMEHSKARHFYDRDEDFHKNEFRRPRDTLLNMVGDFVARCSARLAELNKKSQDGKTIELLDSKCHVRLADIAHSLLKISPYDPVTMGCRGLKRYMNDILPSTEWAADEMRPALTLILRRLDKTFSKIHKKPSIRRNTDWVAASDLLRGVYETLSKSPYIAHFQYLKTLLSTCQALIVGDNLSEDLTSASTAALMSKLPVPLPPPQFCSTVLRLIALHVISFGEGYSLENVLGGQNMFATQTRTENALLNLLIPLFLRVGTGRKDVPKLKQSDISFALTTVLNALWPPGAKPIPLTMQRPPTDTRTGSITFTARDPKALTKTSLTLYQVAFLALKIMTICFETELRTEWRIILRAMRLLNKRNEASTYLWNFIEFIVTHRTALYIQMLPFIVYKIGQAPISEHERNMHTIIREKINGSSTTVPKSRGALLMDLIHELKNLKQEIENRRCDEMQPEPKRSVVDMHPITEGQPRTQRPSLLMDLLTGDLGSRAHMNRTPAETPVSHSTAAQSHSTQSNTSSTVKTTHPTQVTAPPNGTRIGGSLSSTSAGSATLREVSETIAGETGAEQPPSTTDRFQSSSTSDERNHVKLHSILPHQKAPKLRFVSSVEFRNSSGETMTGQLSPSSPTEDSSGELRTDRPRLQRSMGQSKKTFRLRKSRKSHIETTQMKLEPLDTAIAEQSTSQPKATMQVSSTVDPLSSNIPSNSSSIRSRRSLSIRKSDGDKNSNAPADQQQFHGAAHQHHHCHYFHHQHVHPQVSDVSWDEDTSSTSGYRESYSMQIVSLDGANARSGQAPPLASPDLNDMPSTSSTTTNYIAFDGSSPDCSINGSGGEKTALLTSSQRTTSQHSLLMVFPNQDEDTLI, from the exons ATGGATAAAAGGCGATCTATGGATGGAGGAACGCAGGAGTATCCGTTGCCTATTCCGGTTCAGATGTTCCTTTGGCGTCATATAAG gcCATTTATTCGAGCTAAACTAGGAAAACTTCACGAAGCATCTTGCACG TTCTGTCAACACGCGCCAGGCCATCAT GAAATGAAGGAAGCGTGCACG TGCCTTGAAAGAGTTTTAGTGCAGGATCTTCATAATGATCTGACACCCTCGTTGAGCGAGATATTAAGAAGCGTGCCACGCTGGCGTTTGATTCAAGCCGCTCTTCCTTACGTTCTCCATGCTACGGCCAGTCTCTTACACAATAG GAAGGATTTTCAGACCCTCGGCACGATGGAAACGActcttctttatattcttcacTGGATACTCTTGGATTCAGCTGAAGAGTGCGCCGAGAACGAGCCCGATCAGTCAAAtccttttttctatttgtttccGATACCCACCATGACT CTCTTCGTTTATCTATTTGCACCTTTGTGCAATCACTTAAAGGACATTGACTTCAAGACGAATTTACGATTGGAGAATGGCCTAAAAGTATGGTCTGCCATGTACGAATGCCGACATCCAGAGGCAACATGTTTCACAGCGCATTGTCGTGCTAAACCGCGCATTTATTGGAGTCAATCTTTTAAATCTGCCAAGCATCACATGTTGTCGGATGATGTTTTTGTTGGAGGAA ATGTCGAAAGTCCACCTAGCCAATCAACTTCGGATCAAAGTGCTCCGCTACCTTCGAAAGTAATTGAAGAAGAT CAGGGTACTTGGCTGTCGTCACCAAAGGATACGGTTTTCCCGGAAACGATCCCCGAGGAAAGCTCTGGCGCGGAGGACGAGCACGTG GTAATATTTAGATTACCATCTTTGAGTGAATCAGAGAGAATGCTTGACGGGGTAAAAGAAGTTTCCACCATATTCGCA GGCGAGGCCAGCATCTTTCACGTCGCGATGGGCAGGACAACGAGCTCCTCGAGATCTACGATAGAACAGTTTACGATAGAGCAAGTCACGGCAATTTCTGGATTGGACACGTGCAAACAGTATCATGAAAAAGCTACGAAAACCGG AGGTACGGAcaaggagaaagaggaaaaaatttctaagacGGAGAAGGAAACGCAAGAAACTTCGAAAACACGCGGAAGTTTCTCGGTGCAACGTCAATCGGCTGAGGCAACTACAACCGAGCACACCGCCAGTTCTACGATCATCGATTCGGACGTTCGCGCGGCAACCTTTCTGGACGTGGCCACTTTGAGATGCCTGTTCGTACCTCAATGGCAGGAGGAAGGTGTTCATTGGGCTCTTCAATTTTTCTACTACCG GCTACGAAGAATCAATGAAGAAACCTCAGTGCAACAGATGCCGCGTCGCCGGAGCAATTCCTTGCCCATACCGAAAATCGAAGTCTCGATTTATCAGAGCCCCGAGAGTAAAAAGAAGGACGTATCGAAGGACTTAATAGAGGTGCCCGACCCGCGCGACACTTCTTTGGTAGCGA CCCACGAAAGCGAATCGCGACATACCAGACGTGCCAGCGAGAAAACGAAGAAGCGCATGAAGATGGCCGATCTCAAGGTCTTTGTGGAAACAAAACTTCTCTCGAAATCGGAGAAGGCACTTGAGAAAATTGGCCAGGATGAACCCAAGATGTTGTTCGAGCAG GAACGTCATACAAGTCTTGATACCGGAGAAGATCATTTGACCTCGAGACGAACCTCGGCCAGTTCAAAGATTTTTGAGGCGAAGGACATCGATTACATGAAGCATCCTACAAATCTAATCAAAGGGAAGAGTATGCCGAGTTTAAG CTGCTTGATTAACGAGCTGACCGCGGGAGG GTACCTCGGCGATACTCGCATCGAGAGAAAACAGAGTCGGTTTTACAGTCAATCCTACACCGCGCCGAACCCTATTATCACCGTCACGGAACACACGCCAACTCCATCCCCCGATTACATGAAGCGTCAG GGATCCATCGACAGTCAATTAGATGTTATCAGCGTCCAAGGCCCAGGTCGTTTGTGTTCCGAGAGAAAACCTAGTCTCACGAGGTCCCAGACGGACTCTAACATCACTTACATGAGCGACGAGGTGCCGGAAGCTCCGGGCTCCGCGTGTTACATCACCAAGGAGGGTGATGTTGATCTTCAAGTCGTCTTGAAG GCGATACACTTCGTTGCTTTGCGAGATAACACCACCTGCACGCCGCGAGTCTGCGAGATTATGCTGAACTTGATGGAACTCTTGATGGACATGGGGGTGATGAAGCATTGCCTTCGAGAGGAAGCCGTCGGCAGTAACGCAG GATCCGGTACGGGGATCGACAATAAATCGGAAACGGGGAAGAAACAGGATTCGCCAACAGAATTACATCAGGAACATAGATACGATTCGAGCGGCAAGGACAAGCCGACCGCTCACAATCTTCTCATGAATTGCGTGATCAGAGTGTTGAGGCATCTAGGCTGCCCGCACGGTTGCTTGGACGGGGTGCGCGGGCCTCAGGCTGATATCTGTCGCTCCCAGGGCCAGACTATCCTGACAAAACTGCATCGCGCGAGTTCCCGTCAATTCTCGCGATTCCTACGAACGATGATGCGAGAGCAACCGCTGACGGAGATCTTGGACTTCTTTCACGCGTATGTCGGATACTGCGTCGATCCGAGTTCATTGTTGTCACCGCTTA ATCAGAAAAGAATGTCGGGAAAATCGCCCGACGTGGCCACCCAAAGTGGATACGCGACGAACTTCGGCGCCGGCACGATTGGTGCTGGAACCGGTGGAAGCGGAGTCGGTACCTCGAGCGGAAGCGGTGGCAACGTCATCGGAACAGCGAgcggcgtcgcgacgtcgTACAATGCCGGTGGTTACGGGACGCGCGGTATCGAGGGACAGATCATGACCTGCGTCTTCAAGGTCTTGGTCACGCGTCTCATCGGTTCCACGAAGCAGTTGAAGGCGCAAGAGAACATCAGCCTCTACTGCGACGTGCGACAGTTGATGACATACGTCAAGGAGGCGCACGGTGGCATTTTCCGACGGGTGGCTTTAAGTGGAATCCTAGACTCCGCGGATCGACCGAATAAACGATGTAACAGCAACATGCAGACAACACGTGTCATAAG ACATATGCATCAATCGGATTTAGAGGAACACGCGGACATTGGAGGAGACACGTGTTTCACCGTTGACGACAGAGGCACGCGAAAATTCCTCTTTAAGAAAAGGAGCACATCATCCACTTGcgct GCGGGATCGAACTTGCAGAGTCTCCTCGAGACAGAATTGAGCGAGGACAACGTGAAGATTAGTCAAAGCCCGTTGGGTAATCTGCGCAAGAAACATCACGTATTGACACCCAGGCAGAGCGAACGCAATTTAGGTATCGGCGAGCCTTCTCTGGGACCGCGGAAATCGACGCGATTTCAAATTGGCGGTATCG TTAACTGGTTCCGGAAGGAGTACAGTCGGACCGATTCTACCGATAGCCATGAAAGTAGCGAGTCGCCCACAGACGGCAGCTTTGTTAGGCAACCCAGCTTCCATTACGGTCATCATCGCAGCGCGTCCCGGACTGGTCGCGG GGTTGGTATAACTCTGCAAAAGGCGAAACGTCGGATGGAAGATCAGTTGAATAAGATCGGTTTTGGAAAGagcaagaagaaagaaagcaTGGAAGAGACGCCCGGAAACT ATTTCAGTCGAAAGAATTCCATGGAGCTCGGCGAGGCTTGCAGAGAATCCGAATTTGTTGTACTGAAGGAGAGAAGATTGGTACCTCGCACCGCGGTATTTGAAGGAATGTTACGATTCTCCTTTCTCCTGGAGACCTGCCAGCCAGGCTCTGTTCCCGATCCTCATCTGATGGCGTCGCTTCTGGACCTT CCATACGCGCCGGTAGTATCTCGCGCTTGCCTGATCCTGGAATGCGCACATTTAGTGCATCAGTGCAACAAAGGCCACTGGCCCGCATGGATGAAACACAATTTTCCCATGTTTCGACCGTCGGTGCCGATAAACAGTCGGAACGCCTCCACTGCACTTAGACGCGTTCATATATTACAACGCACCGcgggaaaattattttatcaatggGCAGAG GCTATAGGGGCACGTTTGGAAGAATTCTTGACCGAGGATAAGCAAAATATGGAGCAGGTAACCAGCATAGTATCCGATGAAAGCAAACAGAGAGAGTTGATTCTGGAAGATGAGGAGGAAGATTTTCTTGATGACG ctagcataaataattatggatCCCAATGTCCCTTCGCGTTACGTCTCGTCGCTTGCGTTCTGCTACTGGAAGTGACGGCGTTTCTGAGAGAGACTTACCAAACTCTACCGAAGTCGAGCAAACTGTTGACGAAGGAACGTCATCCGCCTTGGGAAAGAATGTACAGTCGAGAAGCAAATCGACGATGGAGCGTGGCTTTGTCATCCATGGGCCATTCACAGGCATCCGCGCAGAGTCTTCAATCTATAGCCGGCGATCGCGAAGTTGTCG CGGAGCGCAAAATCAGTTTTGTCCTCTACGAACCTGATAATGAGTCTGAGGGAAGCAGCAAATCGAATGTTACGATTCAAGGTGAGGAAGCCCAGAATATCGAAAAGGAGAAAGCGAAGAGGATGCAGGCAGTGCATCCTCAAAGTAGACCATTCCTCCTTCGTCGCAGTACTGCCAGCGCTGCAACTGGTTCGTTTAAGAAAAGAAGCCTTAAACTTCGTCGCAATACTAAAGAGGGCAAGGATACGGAGTGCGAAGCAT ATACGGTTAAACGGGCCGATTCGATTCAATCCAAGAGGAAAGTGAGCTCGCTCTCTGACAGAAGCGACACATCCGAACCCGGTGCCGGCGGCGAGGTCAGTGGCGATGAATCGCCAGGTATTCTCAGCGACGATCAACCACCGGAGAGTCCGAGCGACAGCAACGAGACCGACGAAACCAATAAGAATTTCCCGTGGATGAAGGTGCTCGTGCAATTCGCCAAttccttcaatttttactGCTCTCATCAGAACTTTTGCCATCCCTTCTGCCATCGACGACAAATGCGAGCTAGCAGCAGATTAATAAAATCGGTGAAGAAGATCTATGGGGAGGAATTTGGTATACTGAACGGTACGGGTTTGTTGGACATTGACACTGATAAGAAGGACGACAAAAAGGACAAACGCAGCCGCAAAGTATCTGACCAAACTAGCACGCAGGTGTCGCCTATTCGAAGGAAAGACAGCGTGGGACGCAAGTACaa gatagaaaaaaatctggATGGTTCTCAATCCGGCCGATCAACTCAAAGGGATTCCTCGAAAGATCTCGTAGATCAGGATTCTGAAAGAGGCAAGGAATCCTTGAGAAGGGTCACAACAAAGTATACTGTTGAGGAGGAGAAAGATAAAGAGCCACCACCGGTCTTGAAATACATAAGGACTCAAGTGAAAGATGCTTTTCACGCACCTTTGGCTACTTTAATCAAAGGGGCGGTCGTCATGACGGAAGATTTGTTCGTGGAAGTGCTGCCTGTTGCGTGGGAGCTCTTATTAGAATCCAATCAAGAAGTCGCCGCATCAGCCGCGGCACTTTTTATAGTATCAGCCGTACGGGCACCAAACCAGGCGAGCGATCTGATGCACAAGGGTCTTCAACATAACAACACTAGTGTGCGCATCAACGCAATTTTGCGATTTCAAGTTCTGTGGAAATTACGATACCAAGTGTGGCCGCGGATGGAGGAGGCGGCTCACTTAACTTTCAAAGTACCTCCGCCAGGAATAGAATTCACTTTGCCGTCACCGAAGATCGGAATTGAATCTTTACCGGTGGTCGATCCGCCCTGGATGCCCCAGGTCAAAACCAAAGTGGAGGAGGTCACTATCAATCAGGAACATCAT aGATCTTTGGTGACCGCGACGAAGACGCGGAAAAAACAACAGACCGAACTGATCACGAAGGCTCTTCAGGCACAGGACGATAAGAAgcgggaagagagagaaaattttctaattacgACGATACCGATTACCGTACAAGCCGCTTACGAACCGAGCCCAGTAGGAGATGATCACGATGAAG GTAATGTAGGGGACGAAGACGCAGCTGATACTGTTCCAAGGAATACTCAAACTCATCACGCCCAGTCAGCTCTCTCGTTGTTTCCGTCATCACTGTGTTCAGCGATCgttcaaattattaatctcTTGGACGATCCAGCAGTTTCTGACGATGGAAACGCGGTATACGAAGTGGCATATCAG gTAATCTGGAGTTGTTTGGTGGAAGATAGCGCTTTGTTTCTTCGATACGTGCTGGAGCGTCTCACAAGAGAGAAGCAAGAGTTGATGTTCAAGATTTTAAGACATCTTATCAGATTTGTGCCGAAATTGCCGCAACAGGCTGCGTTCGCGctgtacaattatattattggatATGTTATGTTTTACGTGCGCACTCCGCACGAGGAGGGCCAAAAATTAATTGGCACCGCGTTGTCAATCCTGTGGATG GTGGTGCACAGTGTACACGGCATTATGTTTAAAGATCTAAAGCAAATCCTGCGGAAGGAACAGTGCGATGCGTCGATCCTACTTACGGCGAATGTTCCGTCAGCGAAAAAAATCATCGTTCACGGCCCACAGGATCCTGACGCCGGAGAAATACCCTCGCAGTTTCCGGTTGCGGAGGACACGCAATTTTGTCAGATACTTCGAGAGTCCTTGGACTTTTTCGGCGTCGAAGAAACAAAGCATCACGAGTATTTCCTCGTGGATTACAAGACGC ATCAAATACACAATCCATCATCGTATGTTAGAgactattatttctttaagaGATCTCAATTCCCACAAATCGAACTCGTTCACATGAAACCGGAGGATGCGTTCAATGCGTTGCAACGCCAGGAACTGGTGCATAAATTCGTAGAAATAGGAAAGGTGCTATTGACCTGGGCGATCCTGAAGAATGTCGATATGGTAGTACAAAGAGTTGTGTTTCTTCACGAAGAGCTCATGAAGCTACCGTCGTTCCCGCGAAAAGCGCTAGAAGCAGACTTGGATCTCTACAAAGGTGGCGAAATTGGAAGA gAACTTCTTGGGTTGGATGTGATGCATAAATTTATGTGGGTGAGGCTGATCGCGCGCATGTTCGAGGCCATGGCCGGCAATTTCGCGTATTCCGGTGATATACATCTCTTTTTGAACGTCCTGAATGGCGCCGTGATTATTCACAGCGAGGATTCCTGCATTCTACGCTATGTCATTGCGACCTACATAAACGCAGCgcataatttcaaaaatatcttctCGACAAACGGTTACTTGTTGATCATGCCGACCTTACTGCAACTATACTCAACGCATCAGACGAACAAGCTCGTGACGACCACCGTTGAATATGCCGTCAAGCAATTTTATCTCATGAACCGTAAACCCTTCATTCTACAGATGTTTGGCAGTGTCTCTACTATATTAGATACGGATATGATAAGCGTCCATGGCGAGGCTCATAAG GTTCCAGCTACGTGCCTgtttaacttattattaagTTTGGAAACTCCGTCGCCGGATCCACTCAATATAGGAGAATTAGTGAAAGAAGAGAAGCCTTTGAAAGCGATAGACTTTTGTTATCACGATGAAAACGAAATGGTCGACGTACTCGATTGTATATCTCTCTGCGTGATGGTAATAGCTTACGCACCTGACTCGATCAGAGGCCAACAAATGCTG ACAATATTAGAAGCGATACTGCCGTGCTACGTTCAGCAAATCCAACTACCCACGTACAATAAAGAAGGcaaaacagagaaagagataataaATCAGTTAGCGATTGCAGTTAGGACATTAGTCAACAATTCCGAAGCTTTGACAAA ATATTATAACGGTCCGCAAAAATCAAGTCCCGAACATAAAGGCTCCAGTCAAAGGAATTATGGTAAAGGTCCGTATTCACCGGGTTTCGATTTCGAAGACGACACTCACACGAAGTACATGGAACACTCGAAAGCTCGACATTTTTACGATCGAGACGAGGATTTTCATAAGAACGAGTTTAGAAGACCCCGCGACACCTTATTAAATATGGTCGGAGATTTTGTAGCTCGTTGTTCCGCTCGTTTGGCAGAGCTCAATAAGAAGTCTCAGGATGGAAAAACTATCGAGTTGCTGGATTCAAAATGTCACGTG cGCCTGGCTGATATCGCTCATAGTCTTCTGAAGATTTCTCCATACGATCCGGTCACTATGGGTTGCCGTGGTCTCAAACGATACATGAATGACATTCTTCCTTCAACCGAGTGGGCGGCCGACGAAATGAGACCGGCGTTAACGCTGATTCTCAGGAGATTGGATAAGACTTTCAGTAAGATACACAAGAAACCATCGATCAGAAGGAATACCGATTGGGTCGCTGCCAGTGATCTTTTGAGAGGGGTTTACGAAACTCTGTCGAAGAGTCCATACATCGCGcactttcaatatttaaagacGTTGCTGTCTACTTGTCAG gctTTAATTGTCGGCGACAATCTATCTGAAGATTTAACTTCGGCTTCCACAGCTGCTTTAATGAGCAAACTACCTGTACCACTTCCGCCACCGCAGTTTTGCTCGACGGTGTTACGTCTGATTGCTCTACACGTGATATCCTTTGGCGAGGGATATTCCCTGGAAAATGTTCTCGGTGGTCAGAACATGTTCGCTACTCAAACTCGCACGGAGAATGCCCTACTGAACTTGTTGATACCATTGTTTCTGCGCGTTGGAACTGGGAGAAAAG ACGTGCCGAAACTGAAGCAATCGGACATCTCATTTGCTCTAACGACTGTATTGAACGCACTTTGGCCGCCGGGTGCAAAACCGATACCATTGACGATGCAAAGACCACCGACGGACACAAGGACCGGTAGTATAACATTCACCGCGAGAGATCCGAAGGCTTTGACGAAAACATCGTTAACATTGTATCAGGTCGCATTTCTGG CGCTTAAAATAATGACGATATGTTTTGAAACCGAGCTGAGAACGGAATGGCGGATAATTCTACGCGCGATGCGTCTTTTGAACAAGCGCAACGAAGCTTCCACGTATCTCTGGAATTTCATAGAATTTATTGTGACGCACCGCACAGCATTGTACATTCAAATGCTTCCGTTCATCGTTTATAAAATCGGACAAGCGCCGATATCCGAGCACGAACGAAATATGCACACCATCATACGCGAGAAGATCAACGGTAGCAGTACAACCGTGCCAAAATCGCGGGGCGCGCTACTGATGGATCTTATTCACGAGTTAAAGAACCTAAAGCAGGAAATTGAGAATCGAAGATGCG ATGAGATGCAACCGGAACCTAAGAGAAGCGTGGTGGATATGCATCCGATAACCGAAGGCCAACCGCGTACTCAGAGGCCGTCTCTGTTGATGGATCTTCTAACCGGCGATCTGGGATCGAGAGCTCACATGAATCGTACGCCCGCTGAGACACCAGTGTCTCATTCCACAGCAGCTCAATCGCATTCAACTCAATCCAACACGAGTAGCACTGTTAAGACAACGCATCCCACTCAAGTAACAGCACCGCCGAACGGCACTCGCATTGGTG GATCCTTATCGAGCACCAGCGCTGGATCTGCCACTCTGCGTGAAGTGAGCGAGACAATCGCCGGGGAAACTGGTGCCGAGCAGCCGCCGTCGACGACAG ATAGATTCCAATCATCTTCTACTAGCGATGAACGTAACCATGTTAAGCTTCATTCTATCTTACCTCACCAAAAGGCGCCAAAGCTGCGCTTTGTCTCTTCCGTAGAGTTTAGAAACTCATCAG GGGAGACGATGACGGGCCAGCTAAGTCCAAGCAGTCCGACCGAAGACAGCTCCGGAGAATTACGTACCGACAGGCCTCGCTTACAACGTTCTATGGGCCAAAGCAAGAAGACCTTCCGCTTAAGAAAAAGTCGAAAGAGTCACATTGAG ACGACGCAGATGAAGTTGGAACCGTTGGATACGGCAATCGCAGAGCAATCAACGAGTCAACCGAAAGCGACGATGCAGGTGTCATCGACGGTGGATCCGCTGTCATCTAACATTCCATCCAATTCCTCGTCTATTCGTTCCAGGCGAAGTTTGTCTATTCGGAAATCGGACGGAGACAAAAACTCCAACGCGCCTGCGGACCAGCAGCAATTTCATGGTGCGGCGCATCAGCATCACCATTGTCACTACTTTCATCACCAGCATGTGCACCCTCAGGTGTCAGACGTATCCTGGGATGAAGACACGTCCAGTACTTCCGGATATCGTGAGTCGTACAGTATGCAGATCGTGTCACTGGATGGTGCCAATGCTCGTTCGGGCCAGGCACCGCCCTTGGCATCGCCGGATCTAAATGACATGCCATCCACGAGCAGCACGACCACCAATTACATAGCCTTCGACGGCAGTTCGCCGGATTGCTCGATTAATGGCAGCGGAGGCGAGAAAACCGCTCTGTTGACTTCGAGCCAGAGAACGACTTCTCAACATTCCTTGTTGATGGTCTTTCCAAATCAAGACGAAGATACGTTAATATAA